The following proteins come from a genomic window of Nostoc sp. ATCC 53789:
- a CDS encoding ATP-grasp domain-containing protein, which yields MAQSISLSLPQSTTPSKGVRLKIAALFKTIGTLTLLLIALPLNALIVLISLMCRPFTKKPAVATHPQNILVSGGKMTKALQLARSFHAAGHRVILIEGHKYWLSGHRFSNAVSRFYTVAAPQDDPEGYTQALLEIVKREKIDVYVPVCSPVASYYDSLAKSALSEYCEVFHFDADITKMLDDKFAFTDQARSLGLSVPKSFKITDPEQVINFDFSKETRKYILKSISYDSVRRLNLTKLPCDTPEETAAFVKSLPISPEKPWIMQEFIPGKELCTHSTVRDGELRLHCCSNSSAFQINYENVENPQIQEWVQHFVKSLRLTGQISLDFIQAEDGTAYAIECNPRTHSAITMFYNHPGVAEAYLGKTPLAAPLEPLADSKPTYWIYHEIWRLTGIRSGQQLQTWFGRLVRGTDAIYRLDDPIPFLTLHHWQITLLLLQNLQRLKGWVKIDFNIGKLVELGGD from the coding sequence ATGGCACAATCAATCTCTTTATCTCTTCCTCAATCCACAACACCATCAAAGGGTGTGAGGCTAAAAATAGCAGCTCTATTCAAGACTATCGGGACTTTAACACTCCTGCTGATAGCCTTGCCGCTTAATGCTTTGATAGTATTGATATCTCTGATGTGTAGGCCGTTTACAAAAAAACCTGCCGTAGCCACCCATCCCCAGAATATCTTGGTCAGTGGCGGTAAAATGACCAAAGCATTACAACTTGCCCGCTCCTTCCATGCAGCCGGACACAGAGTTATTCTGATTGAAGGTCATAAATACTGGTTATCAGGGCATAGATTCTCAAATGCTGTGAGTCGTTTTTATACAGTTGCTGCACCACAAGACGACCCAGAAGGCTATACCCAGGCGCTATTGGAAATTGTCAAACGAGAGAAGATTGACGTTTATGTACCCGTATGCAGCCCTGTAGCTAGTTATTACGACTCTTTGGCAAAGTCTGCACTATCAGAATATTGTGAGGTTTTTCACTTTGATGCTGATATAACCAAGATGCTGGATGATAAATTTGCCTTTACCGATCAGGCGCGATCGCTTGGTTTATCAGTCCCCAAATCATTTAAAATCACCGATCCTGAACAAGTTATCAACTTCGATTTTAGTAAAGAAACGCGCAAATATATTCTTAAGAGTATTTCTTACGACTCAGTTCGCCGCTTAAATTTAACCAAACTTCCTTGTGATACTCCAGAAGAGACAGCAGCGTTTGTCAAGAGTTTACCCATCAGCCCAGAAAAACCTTGGATTATGCAAGAATTTATTCCTGGGAAAGAATTATGCACCCATAGCACAGTCCGAGACGGCGAATTAAGGTTGCATTGCTGTTCAAATTCTTCAGCGTTTCAGATTAACTATGAAAATGTCGAAAATCCCCAAATTCAAGAATGGGTACAACATTTCGTCAAAAGTTTACGGCTGACTGGACAAATATCTCTTGACTTTATCCAAGCTGAAGATGGTACAGCTTATGCCATTGAATGTAATCCTCGCACCCATTCGGCGATCACAATGTTCTACAATCACCCAGGTGTTGCAGAAGCCTATCTTGGTAAAACTCCTCTAGCTGCACCTTTGGAACCTCTTGCAGATAGCAAGCCCACTTACTGGATATATCACGAAATCTGGCGATTGACTGGGATTCGCTCTGGGCAACAATTGCAAACTTGGTTTGGGAGATTAGTCAGAGGTACAGATGCCATTTATCGCCTGGATGATCCGATACCATTTTTAACTTTGCACCATTGGCAGATTACTTTACTTTTGCTACAAAATCTGCAACGACTCAAAGGTTGGGTCAAAATCGATTTTAATATCGGTAAACTCGTGGAATTAGGGGGCGACTGA
- a CDS encoding D-alanine--D-alanine ligase, with translation MSVLNILHLVGSAHNNFYCDLSRLYAQDCLAATADPSLYNFQIAYITPDRQWRFPDSLSREDIALTKPIPVFDAIQFLTGQNIDMMLPQMFCIPGMTQYRALFDLLKIPYVGNTPDIMAIAAHKARAKAIVEAAGVKVPHGELLCQGDIPTITPPAVVKPVSSDNSLGVVLVKDVTEYDAALKKAFEYADEVIVEAFIELGREVRCGIIVKDGELIGLPLEEYLVDPHDKPIRNYADKLQQTDDGDLHLTAKDNIKAWILDPNDPITEKVQQVAKKCHQALGCRHYSLFDFRIDPKGQPWFLEAGLYCSFSPKSVISSMAKAAGIPLNDLLITAINETLGK, from the coding sequence ATGTCAGTACTTAATATCCTTCATTTAGTTGGATCTGCACACAATAATTTTTACTGTGATTTATCACGTCTTTACGCCCAAGACTGTTTGGCTGCAACAGCAGATCCATCGCTTTATAATTTTCAAATTGCATATATCACACCCGATCGGCAGTGGCGATTTCCTGACTCTCTCAGTCGAGAAGATATTGCTCTCACCAAACCGATTCCTGTGTTTGATGCCATACAATTTCTAACAGGTCAAAACATTGACATGATGTTACCACAAATGTTTTGTATTCCTGGAATGACTCAGTACCGTGCCCTATTCGATCTGCTCAAGATCCCTTATGTAGGGAATACCCCAGATATTATGGCGATCGCGGCCCACAAAGCTAGAGCCAAAGCAATTGTCGAAGCAGCAGGGGTAAAAGTGCCTCATGGAGAATTGCTTTGCCAAGGAGATATTCCAACAATTACACCTCCAGCAGTCGTCAAACCTGTAAGTTCTGACAACTCTTTAGGAGTAGTCTTAGTTAAAGATGTGACTGAATATGATGCTGCCTTAAAGAAAGCATTTGAATATGCAGATGAGGTCATCGTAGAAGCATTCATCGAACTCGGTCGAGAAGTCAGATGTGGCATCATTGTAAAAGACGGTGAGCTAATAGGTTTACCCCTTGAAGAATATCTGGTAGATCCTCACGATAAACCCATCCGCAACTATGCTGATAAACTCCAACAAACGGACGATGGAGACTTGCATTTGACTGCTAAAGATAATATCAAGGCTTGGATTTTAGACCCTAACGACCCAATCACCGAAAAGGTTCAGCAAGTCGCTAAAAAGTGTCATCAGGCTTTGGGTTGTCGCCACTACAGTTTATTTGACTTCCGGATTGATCCAAAGGGACAACCTTGGTTCTTAGAAGCCGGATTATATTGTTCTTTTTCCCCCAAAAGTGTGATTTCTTCTATGGCGAAAGCAGCCGGAATCCCTCTAAATGATTTATTAATAACCGCTATAAATGAAACGTTGGGCAAGTAA
- a CDS encoding hemolysin family protein — translation MLQLLLIVFVILLGSAICSSVETALFSVSTLRVRQLAQSNSPSAVRLLAIRENMNRPIAALVILNNTFNIIGSILTGSIAVQVLGDKWLGVFSGILTFLIIIFGEIIPKTIGERYSEQLAILAALPVAGLAIAFTPLVWILENVTAPFAKGKKRPTTNEAEIKLLAKIGHQEGIIESDEAEMIQRVFRLNDVTASDLMTPRIMLTYIYGNMTLAEAKANIIASQHTRIIVINESLDEIIGYALKQNLLTAMVEGSNNQKIASLARKVNFVPEIIRADKLLKNFIEAREHLAVVVDEYGSIAGVVTLEDVLEVITGEIVDETDRTVDLQEIARKKREKMLQSAASSN, via the coding sequence ATGCTACAGCTTCTCCTCATTGTGTTTGTTATCCTTTTAGGTTCAGCAATTTGTTCTAGTGTAGAAACAGCCCTGTTTTCTGTTTCAACCCTGAGAGTCAGACAATTAGCACAATCCAATAGTCCATCCGCAGTAAGACTTTTAGCGATTCGTGAAAATATGAATCGACCGATTGCGGCTCTTGTAATCCTCAATAATACTTTCAATATCATTGGTAGTATTCTTACAGGTAGTATTGCTGTTCAGGTTTTAGGAGACAAATGGCTTGGTGTATTTTCAGGAATATTGACATTCTTGATAATCATCTTTGGTGAAATCATCCCAAAGACAATTGGAGAGCGTTATTCTGAGCAACTCGCCATACTTGCGGCTTTACCTGTAGCTGGACTTGCTATTGCTTTCACACCCTTAGTCTGGATTCTAGAAAATGTTACTGCACCCTTTGCCAAAGGGAAAAAACGACCAACCACGAACGAGGCTGAAATCAAGCTATTGGCGAAGATTGGGCATCAAGAGGGAATTATCGAAAGCGATGAAGCAGAAATGATCCAGCGAGTGTTTAGATTAAATGATGTGACAGCATCTGACTTAATGACACCCCGAATCATGCTGACATATATTTATGGAAATATGACTCTTGCTGAAGCGAAAGCAAATATTATTGCGTCTCAACATACTCGGATTATTGTAATAAATGAATCTCTGGATGAAATTATTGGATATGCTCTCAAACAGAATTTACTGACAGCGATGGTTGAAGGAAGTAACAATCAAAAAATCGCTAGTCTGGCTCGAAAAGTCAACTTTGTTCCTGAGATAATTCGGGCAGATAAACTGTTAAAAAACTTTATAGAAGCTCGTGAACATCTTGCAGTAGTGGTAGACGAATATGGAAGCATCGCTGGTGTCGTCACTTTGGAAGATGTGCTTGAGGTGATAACTGGTGAAATTGTAGATGAGACTGATAGAACTGTTGATTTGCAAGAAATTGCCCGCAAGAAACGAGAAAAAATGTTGCAATCTGCCGCTAGTAGCAATTAA
- a CDS encoding bifunctional (p)ppGpp synthetase/guanosine-3',5'-bis(diphosphate) 3'-pyrophosphohydrolase, translating into MSSLAINSSVDLAIPEWLKKCLKESSTSNGEVEDDRRHSDAVLIGRAFEFAYQLHQGQYRKSGEPYIAHPIAVADLLHDLGGSAAMIAAGFLHDVVEDTEVTSQEIEERFGAEVRQLVEGVTKLSKINFTSKTESQAENFRRMFLAMAQDIRVIVVKLADRLHNMRTLQYMSEASRRRSAQETRDIFAPLANRLGIWRIKWELEDLAFKYLEPEAFRQMQELVSEKRTAREEKLARATNMLQERLQQAGIRFQDISGRPKHLYSIYQKMHRQQKEFHEIYDLAALRIIVQSNEECYRALAVVHDAFRPIPGRFKDYIGLPKPNRYQSLHTGVIGLTGRPLEVQIRTIEMHHIAEYGIAAHWKYKETGGSSISHLTGTDDKFTWLRQLLEWQTDLKDAQEYLDSVKDNLFEDDVYVFTPKGDVVPLSPGSTTVDFAYRIHTEVGNHCSGARVNGRMVSLSTRLQNGDIVEVLTQKNCHPSLDWLNFVRSSAAKYRIKQWYKRSRREENVARGRELLEKELGKTGFDSLLKSDAMQIVAEKCNYHSVDDLLAGLGYGEVTLNLVLNRWREVAKGQQPVSTVSPFIPKEPSTTSKALRDAPPTTSRASDSPIVGVEGLVYHLAGCCTPIPGEPIIGVVTRGRGISIHRQGCHNLETVEYERLVPVRWNPSAENSGRPHTYPVDVQIEALDRVGVLKDILSRLSDQGINVRHAQVKTSVGQPALMDLGIDIRDRSQLEQVFVQIKKMSDILNIRRVGQIDE; encoded by the coding sequence ATGAGCAGTCTAGCTATAAATTCATCAGTTGATCTAGCCATTCCGGAATGGTTAAAAAAATGTTTGAAGGAGTCATCGACAAGTAACGGCGAAGTAGAAGATGACCGAAGGCATAGTGATGCAGTTTTAATTGGTCGCGCATTTGAATTTGCTTACCAACTGCATCAAGGTCAATACCGCAAATCTGGAGAACCATACATTGCTCATCCCATTGCTGTAGCCGACTTGCTGCATGACTTGGGAGGTAGTGCTGCTATGATAGCAGCTGGATTTCTCCATGATGTTGTTGAAGATACAGAAGTTACAAGTCAAGAAATTGAAGAACGCTTTGGCGCAGAAGTGCGGCAATTGGTCGAAGGTGTCACAAAGCTTTCTAAGATCAATTTCACCAGCAAAACCGAAAGTCAAGCCGAAAACTTCCGGCGGATGTTTTTGGCAATGGCGCAAGATATTCGGGTCATTGTAGTGAAATTGGCAGATCGTTTGCATAATATGCGAACTTTACAATATATGTCAGAGGCCAGCCGCCGCCGCAGTGCCCAAGAAACGCGAGATATATTCGCGCCTTTAGCCAATCGCTTGGGGATTTGGCGAATTAAATGGGAACTGGAAGATTTGGCTTTTAAGTATTTGGAACCAGAAGCTTTTCGCCAAATGCAAGAGCTTGTTTCTGAAAAACGGACGGCGCGAGAAGAGAAACTGGCTAGAGCTACGAATATGTTGCAAGAGCGTTTGCAGCAAGCCGGAATCCGCTTTCAGGATATTAGCGGTCGTCCCAAGCACCTTTATAGCATTTACCAAAAAATGCACCGCCAGCAAAAGGAATTTCATGAAATTTACGATTTGGCAGCGCTGCGGATTATTGTTCAAAGCAATGAGGAATGCTATCGGGCGTTGGCGGTGGTTCATGATGCTTTTCGCCCAATTCCTGGGAGATTTAAAGATTACATTGGGCTGCCCAAGCCTAACCGTTACCAGTCGTTGCATACTGGGGTGATTGGACTAACTGGCCGTCCTTTAGAGGTGCAAATTCGGACAATCGAAATGCATCATATCGCCGAGTATGGGATTGCCGCCCATTGGAAATACAAAGAAACTGGAGGTTCTAGTATTAGCCATTTGACAGGGACAGATGACAAGTTTACTTGGCTGCGGCAACTGCTAGAATGGCAAACCGATCTCAAGGACGCACAAGAATATCTTGATAGTGTCAAGGATAATCTATTTGAAGATGATGTCTATGTCTTCACCCCTAAGGGGGATGTTGTTCCTTTAAGCCCCGGTTCTACCACCGTAGATTTTGCTTATCGCATTCATACGGAGGTTGGAAACCACTGTTCAGGGGCGCGGGTAAATGGGCGAATGGTGTCTCTGTCAACCCGACTGCAAAATGGCGATATTGTAGAGGTTCTTACCCAAAAGAACTGTCATCCGAGTTTGGATTGGTTGAACTTTGTCAGAAGTTCGGCGGCAAAATATCGGATCAAACAATGGTACAAGCGATCGCGCCGCGAAGAAAATGTTGCCCGTGGACGGGAATTGTTAGAAAAGGAACTAGGTAAAACTGGTTTTGATAGTTTGCTAAAGTCCGATGCAATGCAGATTGTCGCCGAAAAGTGTAACTACCACAGTGTGGACGATTTACTTGCCGGTTTGGGTTACGGTGAAGTGACGTTGAACTTGGTGCTAAATCGTTGGCGAGAAGTGGCGAAGGGACAACAACCAGTTTCCACAGTGTCGCCATTTATCCCCAAAGAACCATCTACTACATCAAAAGCTTTACGAGATGCGCCTCCAACTACTTCCCGCGCCAGTGATTCGCCTATTGTTGGGGTAGAGGGGTTGGTATATCATTTAGCTGGATGTTGTACCCCGATTCCTGGCGAACCGATTATTGGTGTGGTGACGCGAGGTAGGGGGATTTCAATTCATCGCCAAGGCTGCCATAATCTAGAAACTGTGGAATATGAGCGCTTAGTACCAGTTAGGTGGAACCCAAGCGCCGAAAATAGTGGTCGTCCGCACACGTATCCAGTAGATGTTCAAATTGAAGCCCTTGACCGTGTAGGGGTGCTAAAAGATATTTTGTCACGGTTGAGTGACCAAGGAATCAATGTTCGCCATGCTCAGGTGAAAACCTCTGTTGGTCAACCTGCATTGATGGATTTAGGAATAGATATACGCGATCGCTCCCAATTAGAGCAAGTGTTCGTCCAAATTAAGAAAATGAGCGACATTTTGAATATTCGCCGCGTTGGTCAAATTGACGAATAG
- the patD gene encoding heterocyst frequency control protein PatD, producing MSLNPEKYLALVTLLEQLRSDATTTQIAAPELRVRVASLQQFFGQQIVPLADENWRVQSYQTEMSKQLRLLAIDVMFLQGARQASTAQTRLQAISDRLTTLIQYCNAILQPEAEGEK from the coding sequence ATGTCTTTAAACCCTGAGAAATATTTGGCACTCGTAACCTTGCTAGAGCAATTACGCTCCGATGCCACAACGACCCAAATTGCTGCGCCTGAACTGCGAGTGCGTGTAGCCTCGTTGCAGCAATTTTTCGGACAGCAGATTGTGCCTTTGGCTGATGAAAACTGGCGAGTGCAGTCTTATCAAACGGAAATGAGCAAGCAATTGCGTTTGTTGGCAATAGATGTGATGTTTTTGCAAGGAGCGCGGCAGGCATCGACTGCACAGACGAGACTTCAGGCGATTAGCGATCGCTTGACAACCCTCATTCAGTACTGTAATGCTATTCTGCAACCAGAAGCGGAAGGAGAAAAATAA
- a CDS encoding TetR/AcrR family transcriptional regulator: MSNQINSPSGRPRSIHADQAILQATLDLLAEVGYQSMSIEAIASRAGVGKTTIYRRYTSKEELVADAIESLRDDLAIPDTSSFWGDMDILIQNAAKKIDSPLGRQTLALIISTASSNPQFAEVYWTKYTKLRREAFSKVLERAQSRGEIHKDADVDLIIDLVSGSLYYALIFKPTTEPVEAYMRRTMNLLIEGIGHGA, from the coding sequence ATGAGTAACCAAATCAACAGCCCTTCTGGACGACCACGTAGCATCCACGCCGACCAAGCGATTCTGCAAGCGACCTTAGATTTGCTTGCAGAGGTAGGATATCAGAGCATGAGTATAGAAGCGATCGCTTCTCGTGCTGGAGTTGGCAAAACGACCATCTATCGGCGTTACACTTCCAAAGAAGAACTAGTTGCAGACGCGATAGAAAGTTTGAGAGATGATTTAGCGATCCCCGATACTAGCAGCTTTTGGGGAGACATGGATATTTTGATCCAGAATGCCGCCAAAAAGATAGATAGTCCCCTTGGTCGTCAAACACTCGCTTTGATAATTAGTACAGCGTCTAGCAATCCTCAGTTTGCAGAGGTTTACTGGACAAAATATACAAAACTCCGACGTGAAGCATTCTCTAAAGTACTTGAGCGTGCCCAGTCTAGAGGTGAAATACACAAGGATGCAGACGTAGACTTAATTATCGACCTGGTGAGTGGGTCACTATATTATGCACTGATCTTTAAACCCACAACCGAGCCAGTAGAAGCATATATGCGCCGCACAATGAATCTTCTCATCGAAGGGATTGGGCATGGGGCATAG
- a CDS encoding DHA2 family efflux MFS transporter permease subunit: MATNIKRSSFDQFGYVHGPLKWAIALTASLGAILEVIDTSIVNVALTDMQASLGATVSEVGWVVTGYAIANVVLIPLSAWLGDYFGRKTYFIFSLIGFTIASVLCGLAFNLPMLVLSRILQGLCGGGLLAKAQAILFETFPPAEQGLAQAVFGVGVIAGPAIGPTLGGFLVDGLGWRWIFFVNIPFGIVAVAMSFMFLPKDKDKSETQSQSVDWFGIGFLIIAIGCLQTLLEEGEKEDWFSSGFITTLAIASIIGLGLFIWYELKIAHPAVDLRVLRHRSLAAGSVLSAVVGMGLYGTLFAVPIFAQSVLHFTATQTGLLLAPGALASAIVMVLLGKLSSKIDARFLIAMGAVGSSGVMFQLAAITPQTGTDDLFWPLVWRGAFTVLMFLPLSLAVLGPLPKQDVSAGSGFYNLTRQLGGSIGIALLTTLLDRRQTFHRAILLAKLSPYDPETNQRLDLLNGALQSQGMDAATAQQQAIALLSQTVNTQAAVLSYADCFRVVGIGFLCSLPLLLFLGKGGAGAKAPISH, from the coding sequence ATGGCTACCAACATTAAACGTTCTAGTTTTGATCAATTTGGTTATGTCCACGGGCCATTGAAGTGGGCGATCGCTTTAACAGCTTCTCTTGGTGCAATTTTAGAAGTAATTGATACTAGTATTGTTAACGTTGCTCTGACGGATATGCAAGCTAGTTTGGGTGCAACTGTCAGTGAGGTAGGTTGGGTAGTAACTGGATATGCGATCGCAAATGTCGTCTTAATTCCCTTATCTGCATGGCTGGGAGATTACTTTGGACGCAAAACTTATTTTATCTTTTCGTTGATTGGCTTTACCATTGCCTCGGTTTTATGCGGGTTGGCATTCAATTTACCGATGCTGGTTCTTTCCCGAATTCTTCAAGGTTTATGTGGTGGCGGGTTACTAGCTAAAGCCCAAGCAATTTTGTTTGAGACTTTTCCACCTGCCGAACAGGGTTTAGCACAGGCAGTTTTTGGAGTAGGTGTAATTGCTGGCCCAGCTATCGGCCCGACTTTAGGAGGATTCTTGGTAGATGGTTTGGGCTGGCGGTGGATTTTCTTTGTTAATATTCCCTTCGGGATCGTTGCAGTGGCGATGTCCTTCATGTTTTTGCCCAAAGACAAAGACAAAAGCGAGACACAAAGCCAATCCGTCGATTGGTTCGGCATTGGGTTTTTGATTATTGCGATCGGCTGTCTGCAAACTTTGTTAGAAGAAGGAGAGAAAGAAGACTGGTTTTCCTCCGGTTTTATCACCACCTTAGCGATCGCCAGTATTATCGGATTAGGGCTATTTATTTGGTACGAGTTGAAAATAGCCCATCCTGCGGTTGATTTGAGAGTTTTGCGTCACCGTTCTTTAGCTGCGGGAAGCGTTCTCTCAGCAGTGGTGGGTATGGGGCTTTATGGCACACTCTTTGCTGTGCCGATATTTGCTCAGAGTGTGCTGCACTTTACCGCAACGCAGACAGGACTATTGTTAGCGCCTGGTGCTTTAGCCTCTGCGATCGTTATGGTTCTATTAGGCAAGCTGTCCAGTAAAATTGATGCCCGATTTTTAATTGCAATGGGCGCTGTCGGATCATCTGGAGTTATGTTTCAACTAGCAGCAATTACCCCACAAACTGGCACAGATGATTTATTTTGGCCATTGGTATGGCGTGGGGCTTTTACTGTGTTGATGTTTCTGCCTTTGAGTTTGGCAGTTTTAGGCCCGCTACCCAAACAAGATGTTTCTGCTGGGTCTGGTTTCTATAACCTGACTCGACAACTAGGTGGCAGTATCGGCATTGCCCTACTTACCACTCTGCTTGACCGAAGACAAACTTTTCATCGAGCTATCTTGTTAGCAAAACTTAGCCCTTATGACCCAGAAACCAATCAACGTCTAGATTTGCTCAATGGGGCACTTCAAAGCCAAGGCATGGATGCGGCAACAGCACAACAACAAGCAATAGCTTTATTAAGTCAAACAGTAAATACTCAAGCTGCTGTTTTATCTTACGCAGATTGCTTTCGAGTGGTAGGGATCGGGTTCCTTTGCTCATTACCCCTATTACTATTCTTGGGTAAAGGCGGTGCTGGAGCGAAAGCACCAATCAGTCATTAG
- the cysH gene encoding phosphoadenosine phosphosulfate reductase, giving the protein MTVSTASRNQAIAFDLEKLNQQFETATPKEILAWSIENIPTGLVQTSAFNVDDMIITHILYSELKHPVPVIFLDTLHHFPESLELVAKAKEIYNLDLQTFKTPDVETREAFEAKYGDKLWDTDIAKFHHITKIEPLLRGLDELNSVAWITGRRRDQAVTRANMPIFEFDGKGRLKVNPIATWTRQDSWVYVAEHGVIYNPLHDQGYPSIGDQPITTKVGEGEDERAGRWRGSDKTECGIHI; this is encoded by the coding sequence ATGACAGTCTCTACTGCATCTAGAAACCAAGCGATCGCTTTTGACTTAGAAAAATTAAATCAGCAATTTGAAACTGCCACTCCTAAAGAGATACTGGCATGGTCTATAGAGAATATCCCAACGGGATTGGTGCAAACCAGCGCCTTTAACGTGGATGACATGATAATTACCCATATTCTTTACAGTGAACTGAAGCATCCCGTTCCTGTAATCTTTCTCGACACCTTGCACCACTTCCCTGAAAGCCTAGAATTAGTTGCCAAAGCCAAAGAAATTTACAACCTGGACTTGCAAACTTTCAAAACTCCAGACGTAGAAACCCGTGAAGCCTTTGAAGCTAAATACGGCGACAAACTTTGGGATACGGATATTGCTAAATTCCACCACATTACAAAAATTGAACCACTGTTACGGGGTCTAGACGAACTCAACAGCGTGGCTTGGATTACCGGTCGCCGCCGTGACCAAGCAGTAACCCGTGCGAATATGCCTATATTTGAATTTGATGGAAAAGGTCGGTTGAAAGTAAATCCCATTGCTACCTGGACACGCCAAGATAGCTGGGTTTACGTAGCTGAACATGGAGTCATCTACAACCCCCTCCACGACCAAGGTTATCCCAGCATCGGCGACCAACCCATCACCACCAAAGTAGGCGAAGGCGAAGACGAACGCGCCGGACGCTGGCGGGGAAGTGATAAAACAGAATGTGGAATTCACATTTAA